The sequence TATCGAGGAGCTCGACTTCGAACACGAGCGTCGCACCTGGCTTGATAAGCGGCGGGGCACCCTTATCGCCGTAAGCCAAATTCGCCGGGCACACCAATTTGCTCTTGCCGCCGACTTTGATCTGCTGCACTCCCTCCGTCCAGCACTTGATGACTTGATTTAACCCGAACGTGGCCGGCTCGCCTCGCTTGACCGAACTGTCGAACACGGTGCCGTCAATGAGGGTACCGTGATAGTGCACTTTCACCGTGTCCGTGGCTTTCGGGTTCGCCCCTTTGCCTTCCTTGACCGTGATGATGATGGCGCCGGATTCAGTTTTCTTTGCACCTGATTCCGCGGCGGCCTTTGTGAGAAACGCGGCGCCCGCTTTCTTCTCACTTTCTGCCGCGACCGCGCTGCGCGCCTGTTGGAGCTGTTGGATTTTGGGGCCGAAGACCTGGAGGTCCACTTTCGGCGGCCGCTTCAGGACTCCGTCGGTGAGGCCTGATTTGACGAAATCCAGTTCGGCCTCGCTGAACATAAAGGTGCTCAAAGACTGGCTGATCGCCAGTCCCACAGCATACAGTGTTTTTTGGTCGTCGTTCGTCGGTTCAGAAGCCGCAAAGGCGGAGGGAGGTCCAACGCAGAACCAGAGCATCAGCGCTGAGAGCAAAACGTGCATGGGTAACCCTTTCTGTAAGTGTGAAAGGAGCACAATCATCCATCGTCATCACCGCGGAGTTTTGTAGGGTACGGGATACGGCCGTTGTCCTCAAGACAATAATACGGTTTGATTGTGAACGACCAAAAGGGAATGGTCTAGACGTTCCGGTCAGCGATGACCCCAATGACGGTAGCCGAAATACCGCGGGCCGTAAAAATAGGGGCGATAGAAATAGGGTGGTCCATAAAACCAGGGGCGACCGATATATACCCCGATCCCGACCGGAGGATAACCGTACACCAGAGGATATCCATACACTGGAGGATACCCATATAGAGGAGGAGCGGCCTGGATGATGGGGGAAGGGGCGACTTGAGATTGACTGGTCGCGTTAGCCGACGCCTGACGATTCATCTGGGCCTTCATTTGATCGACTGTTTCCTGTTGGGATTGCACTTTTCCCTGAAGAGAGGCGATCTGCTCTCGTTGCGCTTGCACGAACGCCGCCAGACAACGGGTATGGGCCTCGCCTGAATAGCCGGAACATTCCCATGGACCCTGTGGATCATTCGCTCGTGCCGGCGTCGTGGAAATGAGG is a genomic window of Nitrospiraceae bacterium containing:
- a CDS encoding FKBP-type peptidyl-prolyl cis-trans isomerase; the encoded protein is MHVLLSALMLWFCVGPPSAFAASEPTNDDQKTLYAVGLAISQSLSTFMFSEAELDFVKSGLTDGVLKRPPKVDLQVFGPKIQQLQQARSAVAAESEKKAGAAFLTKAAAESGAKKTESGAIIITVKEGKGANPKATDTVKVHYHGTLIDGTVFDSSVKRGEPATFGLNQVIKCWTEGVQQIKVGGKSKLVCPANLAYGDKGAPPLIKPGATLVFEVELLDIVKQ